A genomic window from Flavobacterium phycosphaerae includes:
- a CDS encoding Crp/Fnr family transcriptional regulator, which translates to MITAIRTYLHSIKVVCPQVTQIALDYIESGLVVSKVSARELYSSPNTMQKEVGFLYSGLIRVYYIDNFGNQISVKFIKENEFATHFSAFITENPTKYYFQCIESSIIVKIPFSHIEAGYETFPVLERYGRLVAEEALKIHHRRIEGFLFDTAEERYLKFMKEHPDLLERISITNLASYLGVERQTLTRIRKRMTVTGLFDSRESIKTADLTP; encoded by the coding sequence TTGATAACAGCTATTCGTACTTACTTGCATTCAATTAAAGTGGTTTGTCCGCAAGTTACGCAAATCGCACTGGATTATATTGAGAGTGGCTTGGTAGTTTCTAAAGTATCGGCCAGGGAACTTTATAGTTCTCCGAATACTATGCAAAAAGAAGTTGGATTTTTGTATTCGGGATTGATTAGAGTATATTATATCGATAATTTTGGAAATCAAATTTCTGTAAAATTCATCAAGGAAAATGAATTTGCAACACACTTCTCAGCTTTTATTACGGAAAACCCAACTAAATATTACTTTCAATGTATAGAGTCGAGTATCATAGTTAAAATCCCTTTTAGCCACATTGAAGCAGGCTATGAAACGTTTCCGGTTTTAGAGCGCTATGGTCGGTTAGTTGCAGAGGAGGCATTGAAAATTCATCATCGTCGTATTGAAGGCTTTCTCTTTGATACAGCTGAAGAGCGCTACTTAAAGTTTATGAAAGAGCATCCTGATTTACTTGAGCGAATATCCATAACCAATTTGGCGTCTTACCTTGGAGTTGAGCGGCAAACGCTAACCCGTATAAGAAAGAGGATGACTGTTACTGGGTTGTTTGATTCAAGAGAGTCTATAAAAACAGCTGATCTTACTCCTTGA
- a CDS encoding TonB-dependent receptor has product MKKLLILFTLFISAVSFAQTGVIRGTVTDKQSEKEIAGAIISLLSDPNKTCTTDEKGSFELLNVPLGRQTVRISFLGYESSTVPDIDVTSGKEVIISVSLVEKFDTLEEVVIVSDGNNKAKSINKLAAVSVRQFSPEEVNRYAGGRSDVARLASNFAGVSTADDSRNDIVVRGNSPTGLLWRLEGIPIPSPNHFSTLGTTGSPVSALNPNLLANSDFITSAFPAEYGNALGGVFDLGLRKGNNKEYEYSVGVAAFPGAELMAEGPLGKKGGSFLVAGRYGIVGSLGLAGTTAQPNYSDFSFNVDFGKGKLGNFSVFGIVGISNIDLIGKDVELSSDDLFATRDEDSFVTSGFSVFGLKHTIEIGSKSYLKTILSGSTSGETFERDRYFNLETPTEFKLRWTEVENTENRFTFSTLFNSKISKKFTFRTGLLLENFSLENTLFDRDRQDDNNGDGQPDFVNLINNDGSFSIIQPYAMGQFRLTDKLTFNAGLHGQYFSLNEEFVFEPRTALTYAINTKSSVNIGYGLHHQNVAAPLLFLNENINGNLVQSNKELDLVRSSHYVLGYDLRFADKWRAKVEVYYQAIDKAAVENTPSSYSSLTEGADFGFSIDKNSLVSTGKGFNQGIEFTLEKFFSKGYNLLFTSSLFESKYEGSDGIERNSPFNNGYVVNVLAGKEFKMGSAKKNVFSINTKFTTAGGRYYTPVDLAASVAAGYEIRDDAKAYSEQYDPYLRLDLKFGFKFNSSKKKRSHQFYVDFQNVTNNTNVFSKDYNRLTQQVNQIDQIGFQPDFGYRYQF; this is encoded by the coding sequence ATGAAGAAGTTATTAATTTTATTTACATTATTTATTAGTGCAGTATCTTTTGCACAAACTGGAGTAATAAGAGGGACTGTAACTGATAAGCAGTCTGAGAAAGAAATTGCCGGTGCCATAATATCCTTGTTAAGTGACCCGAATAAAACATGTACTACCGATGAAAAGGGGAGTTTTGAATTATTAAATGTTCCTTTGGGAAGACAAACTGTTAGAATAAGTTTTCTAGGTTATGAAAGTTCGACGGTGCCAGATATTGATGTAACTAGTGGAAAAGAAGTAATTATCTCAGTATCACTAGTAGAAAAGTTTGATACGCTGGAAGAGGTTGTTATTGTTAGTGATGGTAATAACAAAGCAAAATCCATCAATAAGTTAGCAGCGGTATCAGTTCGACAATTTTCTCCCGAAGAAGTTAACCGATATGCCGGAGGAAGAAGTGATGTTGCGCGATTGGCATCTAACTTTGCAGGTGTTTCTACTGCTGATGATAGTAGAAATGATATCGTTGTTCGTGGTAACTCGCCTACAGGTTTACTTTGGCGATTAGAAGGAATTCCTATACCAAGCCCTAATCACTTTTCAACATTAGGAACAACAGGGAGTCCAGTTTCTGCATTGAATCCAAATTTATTGGCTAATTCAGATTTTATAACTTCTGCATTTCCTGCTGAATATGGTAATGCACTTGGAGGGGTGTTTGATTTAGGACTACGAAAAGGTAATAACAAAGAATATGAATATTCTGTAGGTGTAGCAGCATTTCCTGGAGCGGAATTAATGGCAGAAGGGCCATTGGGAAAAAAAGGAGGTTCGTTTCTTGTAGCTGGTCGTTATGGAATAGTTGGTTCACTAGGATTGGCTGGTACAACAGCTCAACCTAATTATAGTGACTTTTCATTTAATGTTGATTTTGGTAAAGGGAAATTAGGTAATTTTTCAGTTTTTGGAATTGTTGGTATTTCAAATATCGATCTGATTGGAAAGGATGTTGAGTTAAGTAGTGATGACCTTTTTGCAACAAGGGATGAAGATAGTTTTGTGACCTCAGGTTTTAGTGTTTTTGGTTTAAAACACACCATTGAAATTGGTTCAAAATCCTATTTAAAAACTATATTAAGTGGTTCTACTTCGGGGGAAACTTTTGAGCGAGACAGGTATTTTAATTTAGAAACTCCTACCGAATTTAAATTGCGATGGACAGAAGTTGAAAATACTGAAAACAGGTTTACCTTTTCGACACTTTTCAATTCTAAAATATCTAAAAAATTTACTTTTAGAACAGGATTATTACTGGAAAACTTTTCACTAGAGAATACGCTATTTGACAGAGACCGACAAGACGATAATAACGGAGATGGACAGCCTGATTTCGTCAATCTAATTAATAATGATGGTTCTTTCTCAATCATTCAACCCTATGCTATGGGTCAGTTTAGATTGACAGATAAGTTAACCTTTAACGCAGGTTTACACGGACAATATTTTTCTTTAAATGAAGAATTTGTCTTTGAGCCAAGAACCGCTTTGACGTATGCTATCAATACCAAGAGTTCAGTGAATATAGGATACGGTTTACATCATCAAAACGTAGCTGCACCATTACTATTTTTAAATGAAAACATTAATGGAAATTTGGTTCAAAGTAATAAAGAGCTTGATTTGGTTAGAAGTTCTCATTATGTTTTAGGTTATGATCTTAGATTTGCAGACAAATGGAGGGCAAAAGTTGAAGTTTACTACCAGGCCATTGATAAAGCAGCAGTAGAAAATACACCGTCAAGTTATTCTTCTCTGACCGAAGGTGCCGATTTTGGATTTTCGATAGATAAAAACTCATTAGTGAGCACCGGTAAAGGTTTTAACCAAGGTATAGAGTTTACGTTGGAAAAGTTTTTCAGTAAAGGATATAATTTGCTTTTTACCTCGTCGCTTTTCGAAAGTAAATATGAAGGTAGTGATGGTATAGAGCGAAATTCCCCTTTTAATAATGGTTATGTTGTAAATGTTTTGGCCGGAAAAGAATTCAAAATGGGCAGCGCTAAGAAAAATGTTTTCTCGATAAATACGAAGTTTACGACCGCTGGTGGACGTTACTATACGCCGGTTGATTTAGCCGCCTCAGTTGCTGCTGGATATGAAATACGTGATGACGCCAAGGCCTATAGTGAACAATATGACCCTTATTTGCGATTGGATCTAAAGTTTGGTTTCAAATTTAATAGTTCTAAAAAGAAAAGATCACATCAATTTTATGTCGATTTTCAGAATGTAACTAACAATACTAATGTTTTCTCGAAAGACTACAACCGCTTAACTCAGCAAGTGAACCAAATTGACCAGATTGGTTTTCAACCCGATT